The nucleotide sequence TCGTAACAACAAGGACAGATGCACAAGTGGCAATGGCAAGAAGTGATATTGCTTCTGTATTAAAAGCAATCCCTGCAAGAGTCTTTGCAGAAAATCTAGACCCTACAGCATCAACTCCTACT is from Helicobacter sp. MIT 99-5507 and encodes:
- a CDS encoding type II secretion system protein → MKRSGFSMIELVFVIVILGVLAAVAVPRFVTTRTDAQVAMARSDIASVLKAIPARVFAENLDPTASTPT